One genomic window of Polyangium aurulentum includes the following:
- a CDS encoding zinc-ribbon domain-containing protein, with protein sequence MEVTCERCSTVYDFDDALVSERGTTVKCTTCGHQFKVRRAGGASVPEKWTVRTVDGRELDFAALRELQAAIHEGKISREDVLSRGNSRPRRLGSIAELDPFFSRMGMTVPGTGGATPPQGAARSRSRTPPGLGGTPTATPVPGHVATETSAVFTLPPGLRAANAAAAAAEAAAAAANSGRRSSIPPPPVPVGGRRTPSVKPPAPAQAPKGSDPLSMPASPRVPSGLEDLTTIDAPTLDKGPRAATASSATGSPMFPPPSGPMFPPADAPATGPESSSRAQNATPTSSRTPQLAATPSSRAQNASAPLSSTPETPEKASPPSTRTRSPGPGARSSVEGGPSSVRERPPVSAGRAPTSIVPSGPVSSRMSLQPGDEAMSDPRVSGAVRRGGAGRWLVGFVLAGLAVFGAVTVGRKYLPQTTTTAPPQEDARIAALLEQGERDLREGDLEAAKESLDKASALSDKDPKIAARLAHLAAVRADIPWLLVRLLPEGDPDGVNARRELDIAVTRARQAADRAQALAPQDTEVTRSRIDALRLAGDLEGARKLVATLPKASAQPESDMLLAALDLAEAQPSWPTVIERLRNAARAELNLGRARAMLVYALARSGDAAGAKSEFERLAALPRPHPLTAPLRSFLGRAESDAKKPDAADAGAVNELEDGLRLAEEARTKGDVAGAQSQLEALAKKNPGNARVLTALGDLATQRRDRAGAIRYYEQAVAADKSYLPALAGLADLRWENGERQTASQLYRQIIERGGEGSPYTKRAKDRFSKFADVPEDEGRVPDDYVAPGSTPDRSDLPGGAPAKPKEAPTPTNSPAPPGVDTSDLPGFKP encoded by the coding sequence ATGGAAGTCACCTGCGAGCGCTGCAGCACGGTGTACGACTTCGACGACGCGCTCGTTTCCGAGCGCGGCACCACGGTCAAGTGCACGACCTGCGGGCACCAGTTCAAGGTGCGACGCGCAGGCGGAGCCTCCGTGCCCGAGAAATGGACCGTTCGTACCGTGGACGGGCGCGAGCTGGATTTCGCCGCGCTGCGCGAGCTCCAAGCCGCCATCCACGAGGGAAAGATCTCGCGCGAGGACGTGCTGTCGCGCGGCAACAGCCGCCCGAGGCGGCTCGGATCGATCGCCGAGCTCGATCCGTTCTTCAGTCGCATGGGCATGACCGTGCCCGGCACGGGTGGAGCCACGCCGCCGCAAGGAGCCGCGCGCAGCCGCTCGCGCACGCCCCCAGGCCTCGGCGGCACGCCCACGGCCACGCCCGTGCCCGGCCACGTCGCGACCGAGACCAGCGCGGTCTTCACGCTGCCCCCAGGCCTCCGCGCGGCAAACGCAGCAGCAGCCGCCGCCGAAGCCGCAGCGGCGGCGGCGAACTCGGGACGGCGCTCGTCGATCCCGCCGCCGCCCGTGCCCGTGGGCGGACGCCGCACCCCATCGGTGAAGCCTCCCGCGCCCGCGCAAGCGCCGAAGGGGAGCGACCCGCTCTCGATGCCCGCGTCACCGCGCGTGCCGTCCGGCCTCGAGGATCTGACGACCATCGACGCGCCCACCCTGGACAAGGGCCCGCGCGCCGCGACGGCCTCGTCCGCGACAGGCTCGCCGATGTTCCCGCCCCCCTCGGGGCCGATGTTCCCGCCGGCCGACGCGCCCGCGACAGGGCCGGAGTCGTCCTCTCGCGCGCAAAATGCGACGCCGACATCGTCGCGCACGCCCCAGCTCGCCGCGACGCCGTCCTCGCGCGCGCAAAACGCGTCCGCGCCGCTGTCTTCGACGCCCGAGACACCGGAGAAGGCGTCCCCACCCTCCACACGCACGCGATCACCAGGGCCGGGCGCTCGTTCGAGTGTCGAGGGCGGCCCTTCGTCGGTCCGGGAGCGTCCTCCGGTGAGCGCGGGCCGCGCTCCGACGAGCATCGTCCCCTCCGGGCCTGTCTCGTCGCGCATGTCGCTGCAGCCGGGCGACGAGGCGATGAGCGATCCTCGCGTCTCCGGGGCCGTGCGGCGCGGGGGCGCGGGGCGCTGGCTCGTGGGGTTCGTGCTGGCCGGGCTCGCGGTGTTCGGCGCCGTGACCGTGGGACGCAAGTACCTGCCCCAGACCACGACGACGGCGCCCCCGCAGGAGGACGCGCGCATCGCCGCCTTGCTCGAGCAGGGCGAGCGCGATCTGCGCGAGGGCGATCTCGAGGCCGCGAAAGAGTCGCTCGACAAGGCGAGCGCGCTCTCCGACAAGGACCCGAAGATCGCCGCGAGGCTCGCGCACCTCGCGGCCGTGCGCGCCGACATCCCGTGGCTCCTCGTGCGCCTTCTGCCCGAAGGCGATCCGGATGGGGTGAACGCGCGACGCGAGCTCGACATCGCCGTCACGCGCGCGCGGCAGGCCGCCGACCGCGCCCAGGCCCTCGCTCCGCAGGACACCGAGGTGACGCGCAGCCGCATCGACGCGCTCAGGCTCGCGGGTGACCTCGAAGGCGCGCGCAAGCTCGTCGCGACGCTGCCCAAGGCGAGCGCGCAGCCGGAGAGCGACATGCTGCTCGCCGCGCTCGATCTCGCCGAGGCGCAGCCGAGCTGGCCGACGGTGATCGAGCGGCTCCGAAACGCCGCGCGCGCCGAGCTGAACCTCGGACGCGCCCGCGCGATGCTGGTCTACGCGCTCGCGCGATCGGGCGACGCAGCGGGCGCCAAGTCGGAGTTCGAGCGCCTCGCCGCCCTGCCCCGACCGCACCCGCTCACGGCCCCGCTGCGCTCGTTCCTCGGCCGCGCCGAGAGCGACGCGAAGAAGCCCGACGCGGCGGACGCAGGCGCGGTGAACGAGCTCGAGGACGGGCTGCGCCTCGCCGAGGAGGCGCGCACGAAGGGCGACGTCGCGGGCGCGCAAAGCCAGCTCGAGGCGCTCGCGAAGAAGAATCCGGGCAACGCGCGGGTGCTCACGGCGCTCGGCGATCTGGCGACGCAGAGGCGCGATCGAGCGGGGGCGATCCGCTACTACGAGCAGGCGGTCGCCGCGGACAAGAGCTACCTGCCGGCCCTCGCGGGGCTGGCCGATCTGCGGTGGGAGAACGGCGAGCGGCAGACGGCGAGCCAGCTCTATCGGCAGATCATCGAGCGCGGCGGCGAGGGCAGCCCCTACACGAAGCGCGCGAAGGACAGGTTCTCGAAGTTCGCCGACGTCCCCGAGGACGAAGGCCGCGTGCCCGACGACTACGTGGCTCCGGGGAGCACGCCCGACCGATCGGATCTGCCCGGCGGCGCGCCGGCCAAGCCGAAGGAGGCGCCAACGCCCACGAACAGCCCCGCTCCGCCCGGCGTCGACACCTCGGATCTGCCAGGATTCAAGCCATGA
- a CDS encoding YtxH domain-containing protein: MKYDFIQRMFDVFPRREENHFLLHASIGLGIGIAAGIGIGLLYAPATGSETRQRLREGADRVGDKARLAVGRVKGQLVTAADELRDEMRERNFLTSDVNAR; the protein is encoded by the coding sequence ATGAAATACGACTTCATTCAGCGGATGTTCGACGTGTTCCCCCGCCGTGAAGAGAACCACTTCCTCCTTCACGCCTCGATCGGCCTGGGGATCGGCATCGCCGCTGGTATCGGCATCGGCCTGCTCTACGCTCCGGCGACGGGCTCCGAGACCCGCCAGCGGCTGCGCGAGGGCGCCGACCGCGTGGGTGACAAGGCGCGCCTCGCCGTGGGCCGCGTGAAGGGCCAGCTCGTGACGGCGGCCGACGAGCTGCGTGACGAGATGCGCGAGCGCAACTTCCTCACCTCGGACGTGAACGCCCGCTGA
- a CDS encoding sensor histidine kinase, with product MSATSDDANLDELVALLAAAHDENAALRREVVRLRRQRDEALAAGNAARLDLMTFFGLVAHQLKHPLLPLHLSLVTLMRALERGLPIPPDTLPRTVRQTRRLGRLIDALLVDLPRVEDGSLHVAIASFDLRDPVRAATDEMRTMIASRTFVLDEPACEVPVRGDVERIEQIVASMLDNALKYSPPGTTIEVRVVVDGGGEAMVTVKDQGIGIPARELGQVFTKFYRGSNAPSYLYRGLGVGLYLAQSLAGLCHGRLSLDSVEGEGTICRLHLPIDR from the coding sequence ATGTCCGCCACCTCGGATGACGCGAACCTCGACGAGCTCGTCGCCCTGCTCGCAGCCGCGCACGACGAGAACGCAGCGCTACGCCGCGAGGTGGTCCGGCTGCGCCGCCAGCGCGACGAGGCCCTCGCGGCGGGGAACGCGGCGCGCCTCGACCTGATGACGTTCTTCGGCCTCGTGGCCCACCAGCTCAAGCACCCGCTCTTGCCGCTGCACCTGTCGCTGGTCACCCTCATGCGCGCGCTCGAGCGAGGCCTCCCCATCCCGCCCGACACGCTGCCTCGCACCGTGCGCCAGACGCGCCGGCTCGGGCGGCTCATCGACGCGCTCCTCGTGGACCTGCCGCGCGTCGAGGACGGCTCGCTGCACGTGGCGATCGCCTCGTTCGATCTGCGTGATCCGGTGCGCGCCGCGACCGACGAGATGCGGACGATGATCGCGTCCCGCACGTTCGTTCTCGACGAACCCGCCTGCGAGGTGCCCGTGCGAGGGGATGTGGAGCGCATCGAGCAGATCGTCGCGTCCATGCTGGACAACGCGCTGAAGTACTCGCCGCCGGGCACGACGATCGAGGTGCGCGTGGTGGTCGACGGCGGGGGCGAGGCGATGGTGACCGTGAAGGATCAGGGCATCGGCATCCCGGCGCGCGAGCTGGGTCAGGTGTTCACGAAGTTCTACCGGGGCTCGAACGCTCCGAGCTACCTGTACCGCGGGCTCGGCGTGGGTCTGTATCTTGCGCAGAGCCTGGCAGGGCTGTGTCACGGACGGCTGTCGCTCGACAGCGTGGAGGGTGAGGGCACGATCTGCCGGCTCCATTTGCCCATCGATCGTTGA
- a CDS encoding PAS domain-containing sensor histidine kinase: protein MPGTKFELDEVMRDAPDGVVCVDEGGRVAYSNRAAERMLGRDPGELVGAEWSSLVRLIGARRARSSCDPTRALGTRPDGSTVALEASLAAHDTHEGKVTTAILRDMSLLDRALLTAQLADERQAFLSTAAHQLRAPIQPILNSLRTLERALARGLSPPPDTLSRALRQGLRLGRLVDTILKDAQALERGDIAVRVETFDLAALARDVVEDFRMALPVHRLRYEGPNEGVAVTSDADRVNQILITLIENALKYSAHQLAVKVEVSASESLALLRVVDEGIGIPEEEQERVFDKFYRGSNVPAAATGLGVGLYLAQGLARRLHGTLTVASEVGRGSAFSLSLPRKWPEADRSALPPGRRGSNGHVRHLG from the coding sequence GTGCCCGGAACGAAGTTCGAGCTCGACGAGGTGATGCGAGACGCGCCCGACGGGGTCGTGTGCGTGGACGAAGGTGGGCGTGTCGCCTACTCGAACCGCGCCGCCGAGCGCATGTTGGGCCGTGATCCGGGCGAGCTGGTGGGCGCCGAATGGTCGAGCCTGGTGCGCCTGATCGGCGCCCGCCGCGCGAGGTCGTCGTGCGACCCGACGCGCGCCCTCGGCACGCGCCCCGACGGCTCCACGGTCGCGCTCGAGGCCTCGCTCGCCGCACACGACACGCACGAGGGGAAGGTCACGACGGCCATCTTGCGTGACATGTCTTTGCTCGATCGAGCATTGCTCACCGCGCAGCTCGCCGACGAGCGGCAGGCGTTCCTGTCCACGGCCGCCCACCAGCTCCGGGCGCCCATCCAGCCAATCCTGAACTCGCTGCGCACCCTGGAGCGCGCGCTCGCGCGAGGCCTGAGCCCACCACCGGACACGCTCTCGCGCGCGCTTCGGCAGGGGCTTCGGCTCGGCAGGCTCGTCGACACCATCCTCAAGGACGCACAGGCGCTCGAGCGCGGTGACATCGCCGTGCGCGTCGAGACGTTCGACCTCGCGGCCCTCGCGCGCGACGTGGTCGAGGACTTCCGCATGGCCTTGCCCGTTCACCGGCTGCGCTACGAGGGGCCGAACGAGGGCGTCGCGGTGACGTCGGATGCGGACCGCGTGAACCAGATCCTGATCACGCTGATCGAGAACGCGCTCAAGTACTCGGCGCACCAGCTCGCGGTGAAGGTCGAGGTGTCGGCGTCGGAGTCGCTCGCGCTCTTGCGGGTGGTCGACGAGGGCATCGGCATCCCGGAGGAGGAGCAGGAGCGCGTCTTCGACAAGTTTTACCGGGGGTCGAACGTGCCCGCGGCGGCGACGGGCCTGGGCGTGGGGCTCTACCTCGCGCAGGGGCTCGCGCGCAGGCTGCACGGGACCCTCACGGTCGCGAGCGAGGTCGGGCGGGGGAGCGCGTTCTCGCTCTCGCTGCCGAGGAAGTGGCCCGAGGCCGACAGGAGCGCCCTGCCGCCCGGACGCCGGGGAAGCAATGGCCATGTCCGCCACCTCGGATGA
- a CDS encoding response regulator, with translation MRSLSLASLAKEDSCASGVTVAKHARQTVLIVDDDDEIRYSMRNLLIVSDFDVLLAADGLEALKLLERHRVDALVIDLMMPRLDGVGVIRALLSKPVEERPGVIIVVSAHVELRRRIMGLSVRRVFPKPFDALDLVNELTEAFDESAAPLEADGQEPGLSMLRKGRRSAGMPS, from the coding sequence TTGCGTTCGTTGTCACTGGCTTCATTAGCGAAGGAGGACTCCTGCGCCAGTGGGGTGACCGTGGCCAAGCATGCGCGACAGACCGTGCTCATCGTCGATGACGACGATGAGATCCGGTATTCGATGCGGAACCTTCTCATCGTCTCCGACTTCGACGTCCTGCTCGCGGCGGACGGGCTGGAGGCGCTCAAGCTGCTCGAACGCCATCGCGTCGATGCCCTCGTGATCGACCTGATGATGCCGAGGCTCGACGGTGTCGGGGTGATCCGGGCCCTGCTCTCCAAGCCCGTCGAGGAGCGGCCGGGCGTCATCATCGTCGTCTCGGCGCACGTCGAGCTGCGACGGCGCATCATGGGGCTGTCCGTCAGGCGGGTCTTCCCGAAGCCCTTCGACGCGCTCGACCTCGTCAACGAGCTGACCGAGGCGTTCGACGAGAGCGCCGCCCCGCTCGAGGCCGACGGCCAGGAGCCGGGGCTGTCGATGCTGCGGAAAGGTCGGCGTTCGGCGGGGATGCCGAGCTAG
- a CDS encoding DHH family phosphoesterase, translating to MNQQEAVRIDLDRGAPTPQEPRGPRRVEAAGSRVAQLLEALRKHEGRHVVVIRGYPDPDSLASAWAHVRLAASVGIECDIAHLPVVSRAENRAMVNLLDLPLVRITAAEDLDRYSALSLVDANSIELPKNAGLPCASIVDHHTVSGKLNADYVDIRLGVGATSTIYTEYVLEAPTRVLDGSIAPRLATALAYGIRSDTDDLLRAGSDDLRALANLVDLIDADVLAALSRYAIPAASMRIMRRALESMQVEGTWVFAGVGQVRPQDRDAIGQAADFLLRRDGTRTVITFGLIDGWIDGSLRSNDPSLDPASWLRDAFGIGPLGMPYGGGRRGKGGFQIPLGPLARCPNQKALWRVCKEMVEDTIRKRIGSGVTDEDDEPPPNSHP from the coding sequence GTGAACCAGCAAGAAGCGGTGCGGATCGATCTGGATCGAGGCGCGCCAACGCCGCAGGAGCCGAGAGGCCCGCGGCGCGTCGAGGCGGCGGGTAGCCGCGTCGCACAGCTCCTCGAAGCCTTGCGCAAGCACGAAGGCAGACATGTCGTGGTCATCCGGGGTTACCCGGATCCCGACAGCCTGGCGAGCGCTTGGGCACACGTACGTCTGGCCGCGAGCGTGGGCATCGAGTGCGACATCGCGCACCTGCCCGTCGTGAGCCGGGCGGAGAACCGCGCGATGGTCAACCTCCTCGATCTCCCGCTCGTCCGCATCACGGCAGCGGAAGACCTGGACCGATACAGCGCGCTCAGCCTGGTCGACGCGAACTCCATCGAGCTGCCCAAGAACGCAGGGCTGCCGTGCGCGTCCATCGTCGATCACCACACGGTCTCGGGAAAGCTCAACGCGGATTACGTGGACATCCGCCTGGGGGTCGGCGCGACGAGCACGATCTACACAGAGTACGTCCTCGAGGCGCCCACCCGCGTGCTCGACGGCTCGATCGCGCCGCGCCTCGCCACGGCGCTCGCGTACGGGATCCGCAGCGACACGGACGATCTGCTGCGCGCGGGCTCCGATGACCTGCGCGCGCTCGCGAACCTCGTCGACCTCATCGACGCCGACGTGCTCGCCGCCCTGTCGCGCTACGCGATCCCCGCGGCCTCGATGCGGATCATGCGCCGGGCGCTCGAGTCGATGCAGGTCGAAGGCACGTGGGTCTTCGCGGGCGTCGGGCAGGTGCGGCCTCAGGACCGCGACGCGATCGGGCAGGCGGCCGACTTCCTGCTCCGGCGCGACGGGACGAGGACCGTGATCACGTTCGGCCTGATCGACGGCTGGATCGACGGCTCGCTGCGGTCGAACGACCCGTCGCTCGACCCGGCCTCGTGGCTGCGCGACGCGTTCGGGATCGGCCCGCTCGGCATGCCGTACGGCGGCGGGCGGCGAGGCAAGGGCGGCTTTCAAATCCCGCTCGGACCGCTCGCGCGCTGCCCGAACCAGAAGGCGCTCTGGCGCGTCTGCAAGGAGATGGTCGAAGACACCATCCGCAAGCGCATCGGCTCGGGCGTCACCGACGAAGACGACGAGCCGCCCCCCAACTCCCATCCTTGA
- a CDS encoding serine/threonine protein kinase, which yields MRSAHEIHPGAMIAGKYRVRAILGRRHGLTVDAFHTAFDQRAIIKILLPGNADAREIERFRREARALSKIASEHVARIIDVGSEPDGTFYLVRQHLEGVDLDKHVRQRGPLPLGEAVTFILQAAEAIAEAHAHGIVVRDLEPTHIFVTQRPGGTPLVKITDFGTAKLIASAGPGGEITGTAMFGLTPYASPELVRAARDVDVRTDIWSLGAILYEMLAGRPPFAGEPAHLMLQITKDDPMPLSHLRPELPRDLDTVIGWALAKDVDGRFRNVHAFAHALLPFCPPEGQILVERIGQISHAARERKTTGSVPPPSAPPLHAASSALPAPTPPPMRAGGLPVPTPPPLTTADLDELPTGETGEDDGETHVFSGSLRNVISAKRDPYADARKHATPLPEPAPPPSAPIPTVVYTQPAAASAPAPAPAPAPAPAPAPAPAVAVAPSPPPAPPSAPAAQPVPVPAPLPEKPGGLSRGVVFGLIGLAVAATAVAMLLVRAPAPPPPEPIAVPQIAPTAAVAVAPPPTTATPAPAPAPVETAQPAPTSEPAAAPTEEPVAAKTPTGNDAPKNTAPPPPRGGGYTPPPPPAAPAEPPPPAEEKPAASGGQGTLVAVSVGGACTFLVNGSSKGRSSSLRLSLKPGTYSVTCKPASGAAKSKSVTVRSGETAMAMFKL from the coding sequence ATGCGATCCGCCCACGAGATCCACCCCGGCGCGATGATCGCCGGCAAATACCGTGTCCGCGCGATCCTCGGTCGCCGGCACGGTCTGACCGTCGACGCCTTTCACACGGCGTTCGATCAGCGCGCCATCATCAAGATCCTCCTGCCCGGCAACGCCGACGCACGCGAGATCGAACGCTTCCGACGCGAAGCGCGCGCCCTGTCGAAGATCGCCTCCGAGCACGTCGCCCGCATCATCGACGTCGGCTCCGAGCCGGACGGCACCTTCTACCTCGTCCGACAGCACCTCGAAGGCGTCGACCTCGACAAGCACGTCCGCCAGCGCGGCCCCCTCCCCCTCGGCGAGGCCGTCACCTTCATCCTCCAGGCCGCAGAGGCCATCGCCGAAGCCCACGCGCACGGCATCGTCGTCCGCGACCTCGAGCCCACCCACATCTTCGTCACCCAGCGCCCCGGCGGCACGCCCCTCGTCAAGATCACCGACTTCGGCACCGCCAAGCTCATCGCCAGCGCAGGGCCCGGCGGCGAGATCACCGGCACGGCCATGTTCGGGCTCACCCCCTACGCCTCGCCCGAGCTGGTGCGCGCCGCGCGCGACGTCGACGTGCGCACCGACATCTGGTCGCTCGGCGCCATCCTCTACGAGATGCTCGCGGGCCGCCCGCCTTTCGCCGGCGAGCCCGCGCACCTCATGCTGCAGATCACCAAGGACGACCCCATGCCCCTGTCGCACCTGCGACCGGAGCTGCCGCGGGACCTCGACACGGTGATCGGCTGGGCCCTCGCGAAGGACGTCGACGGACGCTTCCGCAACGTCCACGCCTTCGCCCACGCGCTCCTGCCGTTCTGCCCCCCGGAAGGCCAGATCCTCGTCGAGCGCATCGGGCAGATCTCTCACGCCGCGCGCGAACGAAAGACGACCGGATCGGTCCCGCCTCCCTCGGCCCCGCCGCTGCACGCCGCGAGCAGCGCGCTGCCCGCGCCCACGCCCCCGCCCATGCGCGCGGGTGGTTTGCCCGTGCCCACGCCTCCGCCGCTCACCACCGCAGACCTCGACGAGCTGCCCACGGGCGAGACGGGCGAGGACGACGGCGAGACGCACGTCTTCTCCGGCTCGCTCCGCAACGTCATCAGCGCGAAGCGCGACCCGTACGCGGACGCGCGCAAGCACGCGACCCCGCTGCCGGAGCCGGCACCCCCGCCCTCGGCGCCCATCCCCACGGTCGTCTACACGCAACCCGCGGCAGCCTCCGCGCCCGCACCCGCGCCTGCACCTGCACCCGCGCCCGCACCTGCACCCGCGCCTGCCGTCGCCGTCGCGCCGAGCCCGCCGCCCGCGCCGCCGTCCGCGCCCGCCGCGCAGCCCGTGCCCGTGCCGGCGCCTCTCCCGGAAAAACCAGGGGGGCTCAGTCGAGGTGTGGTGTTCGGGCTGATCGGGCTCGCCGTGGCCGCCACGGCCGTCGCCATGCTGCTGGTGAGGGCGCCCGCGCCGCCCCCGCCGGAGCCCATCGCCGTGCCCCAGATCGCACCGACGGCGGCCGTCGCCGTCGCGCCGCCCCCGACCACGGCCACGCCGGCGCCCGCGCCCGCGCCCGTGGAGACAGCGCAGCCAGCGCCCACGAGCGAGCCCGCCGCAGCGCCGACCGAGGAGCCCGTCGCCGCGAAGACGCCCACCGGCAACGACGCGCCCAAGAACACGGCGCCGCCACCGCCTCGCGGCGGCGGATACACGCCCCCGCCGCCTCCCGCAGCCCCCGCAGAGCCACCGCCGCCCGCCGAGGAGAAGCCGGCTGCGAGCGGAGGTCAGGGCACGCTCGTCGCGGTGTCCGTCGGCGGAGCTTGCACGTTCCTCGTCAACGGCTCCTCGAAGGGCCGCTCCTCGTCGCTTCGCCTGTCGCTCAAGCCGGGGACGTACTCGGTCACCTGCAAGCCCGCCTCGGGTGCGGCCAAGTCGAAGAGCGTCACCGTACGGTCCGGCGAAACCGCCATGGCCATGTTCAAGCTCTGA
- a CDS encoding PEGA domain-containing protein, with protein sequence MDDDVLSGIEHPQIRELLVRAQEADVEGRPDDALAIYAEAYAKFPTSVVSAEVGLAELKAKQYVQAARHLRWALTLGGYPFTKRPLEYLLDKLGEAKRKVGTLQVRTNVDQARLSVDSTAVYAWPTVMELYVTPGEPHHLRLTREGFWPAQETVTLEPGETKDLFLSMEERTVERIVRLPTRIAASVSTDMREQTVWPRHLLIASSGVLGASVAVGFVGYWVRDTGREENDPSLTTAGLGMLVGGGIGLGLSVFGIGAAIASMPPAPAPKIELSPEIAKGRMGIGLRGVW encoded by the coding sequence GTGGATGACGATGTGCTCAGCGGGATCGAGCACCCCCAGATCCGTGAGCTGCTCGTGCGCGCGCAGGAGGCCGACGTGGAAGGTCGGCCGGACGACGCGCTCGCGATCTACGCCGAGGCGTACGCGAAGTTCCCGACCTCGGTGGTGTCGGCGGAGGTCGGTCTGGCCGAGCTGAAGGCGAAGCAATACGTCCAGGCGGCCCGGCACCTGCGATGGGCGTTGACGCTCGGGGGGTATCCGTTCACGAAGCGGCCGCTCGAGTATCTGCTGGATAAGCTGGGCGAGGCGAAGCGGAAGGTGGGCACGCTGCAAGTGCGCACGAACGTGGACCAGGCGAGGCTGTCGGTGGACAGCACTGCGGTTTACGCGTGGCCGACCGTGATGGAGCTGTACGTGACGCCAGGCGAGCCGCACCACCTGAGGCTGACGCGCGAGGGCTTCTGGCCGGCGCAGGAGACGGTGACGCTCGAGCCGGGCGAGACGAAGGACCTGTTCCTGTCGATGGAGGAGCGGACGGTGGAGCGGATCGTCCGCCTGCCGACGCGCATAGCGGCGTCCGTGAGCACGGACATGCGTGAGCAGACGGTGTGGCCGAGGCATCTGCTGATTGCGAGCAGCGGGGTGCTTGGCGCGTCGGTGGCGGTGGGGTTCGTGGGATACTGGGTGAGAGATACGGGCCGGGAGGAGAACGACCCGAGCCTGACCACGGCGGGGCTCGGGATGCTGGTGGGCGGGGGAATCGGGCTCGGGTTATCGGTCTTCGGGATTGGCGCCGCGATAGCGTCGATGCCGCCGGCGCCCGCGCCGAAGATCGAGCTGTCCCCGGAGATTGCAAAGGGGAGGATGGGGATCGGGTTGCGGGGGGTTTGGTAG
- the yhbY gene encoding ribosome assembly RNA-binding protein YhbY: MSLTGKQRRHLRALGHHLDPVVQLGKHGLTEGIIAAVNDALETHELVKVRIGTECPDDRADVAERLPPAVRAELAQILGRTLLLYRRHPKEPKIQLPRATP; the protein is encoded by the coding sequence ATGAGCTTGACCGGAAAACAGCGCCGCCATCTGCGCGCGCTCGGCCACCACCTCGACCCCGTCGTGCAGCTCGGCAAGCACGGGCTGACCGAGGGCATCATCGCGGCGGTGAACGACGCGCTCGAGACGCACGAGCTCGTGAAGGTGCGCATCGGGACCGAGTGCCCCGACGACCGCGCCGACGTGGCCGAGCGGCTGCCGCCCGCGGTGCGCGCCGAGCTCGCCCAGATCCTCGGCCGGACCCTCCTGCTCTACCGCCGGCACCCGAAAGAGCCGAAGATCCAGCTCCCCCGCGCGACGCCCTGA
- a CDS encoding host attachment protein, translated as MQEHRTFVLVANASRARLFQREEGTGVLSLIEEREHPESRAKNIDLVTDKPGRSFPSDPHTFHAGMEEPTIPKRHEAEVFARELADDLSRRHNEHTFDELVITAPPGFLGMLRGALGTHTNHVIDRVFLWVDKDYTLIDPRTIAERLAAAGLEERGQPVDVQPGRQGQEGPEGGKQAPAQGHKRVA; from the coding sequence GTGCAAGAGCACCGAACCTTCGTTCTCGTCGCCAACGCAAGCCGCGCTCGCCTGTTCCAGCGTGAAGAGGGCACGGGTGTCCTCTCGCTGATCGAGGAGCGAGAGCACCCGGAGAGCCGCGCGAAGAACATCGACCTCGTGACCGACAAACCGGGCCGGTCGTTCCCCTCCGACCCGCACACCTTCCACGCGGGCATGGAGGAGCCGACCATCCCCAAGCGGCACGAAGCCGAGGTCTTCGCCCGCGAGCTCGCCGACGACCTGTCGCGGCGCCACAACGAGCACACCTTCGACGAGCTCGTGATCACCGCGCCGCCCGGGTTCCTCGGCATGCTGCGCGGCGCGCTCGGGACGCACACCAACCACGTGATCGACCGCGTGTTCCTGTGGGTCGACAAGGACTACACGCTGATCGACCCGCGCACGATCGCCGAGCGCCTGGCGGCGGCCGGGCTCGAGGAGCGCGGGCAGCCGGTGGACGTTCAGCCGGGTCGTCAGGGCCAGGAGGGGCCCGAGGGCGGCAAGCAGGCGCCGGCGCAAGGTCACAAGAGAGTGGCATGA